The proteins below are encoded in one region of Acidobacteriota bacterium:
- a CDS encoding tetratricopeptide repeat protein, protein MNHKPQSRKEARERRRRENFVGRSEQLRKFEENLRDDDPLLILSVTGEGGVGKSTLLKQFENLAGKRNAIVITCDDEYTSPAAVMGRVAEELAKAKFTHNAFDERYKEYRKLRQEVEGDPKAPRGVIDLIARGVTDAAIKSARHFPGASPLLEHVDEKAAGETLSQFAHYAIDRWGNKDEVRLLREPERILTPLWLELIAKATASRRVLLLFDVFERTSASLTPWLLALCGFEHGDFNTNLSFVIAGREPLEQHWTDLAGDICHMPLEPFTPEETRAYLLTREITDDHVVAQIHEDTGGLPVLVELLAATNPQPGVPLRDVSKDAVERFLQWVEQEERRRAALLAAVPRRFNRDILSAALGSDATVTFNWLATQSFVRRNTEDGWFYHEKVRELMLRHLRNTTPKDADGAHAHLADYFAQTQADLKLENKEAYDSETWRQAECERVYHALSAQPDRNSGAAVNAFLHAFRWRRRVSEKLAECCQQCGREKGSQSMRDLAETLVGIHRAYDQDEFQLGIEKLSLLERRNDLTTTARCVIHALRGEMYLSVEKMEEALTDLTRAIELDEKYVRAIMQRGETYQKMGKYEEALADLTRAIALDEKYAWAITNRGETYRLMGKYEEALADFTRAIALDEKDDWAITNRGETYQEMGKHAEALADFTRAIALDEKNVWWRGLTYQGIGKHAEALADFTRAIALDEKDAWTIMQRGETYRKMDKYEEALA, encoded by the coding sequence ATGAATCACAAACCACAATCGCGCAAAGAGGCGCGCGAACGCCGCCGCAGAGAGAATTTTGTCGGACGCAGCGAGCAACTCAGGAAATTTGAGGAAAACCTGCGGGACGACGACCCGCTCTTGATCCTCTCGGTAACGGGCGAAGGCGGTGTCGGCAAAAGCACTTTGCTCAAACAATTCGAGAATCTCGCTGGCAAGCGCAACGCCATCGTCATCACTTGCGATGACGAATACACGTCGCCCGCCGCCGTGATGGGGCGCGTAGCCGAAGAGCTAGCCAAAGCTAAATTCACGCACAACGCTTTCGACGAACGGTACAAGGAATACCGCAAACTGCGGCAAGAGGTCGAAGGCGACCCGAAAGCTCCGCGCGGTGTCATTGATCTGATTGCGCGCGGGGTGACGGATGCCGCCATCAAATCAGCACGCCACTTTCCCGGGGCCTCGCCGCTGCTGGAACACGTAGATGAAAAAGCGGCGGGCGAAACGCTGTCGCAATTTGCTCATTACGCAATTGATCGTTGGGGCAACAAAGATGAAGTCCGCCTGCTGCGCGAGCCGGAACGCATTCTCACGCCGCTTTGGCTGGAACTGATAGCTAAAGCCACCGCTTCCCGCCGCGTGCTACTGCTCTTCGATGTTTTCGAGCGCACCAGCGCATCGTTGACTCCGTGGTTGTTGGCGCTTTGCGGTTTCGAGCATGGCGATTTCAACACCAATCTCAGCTTCGTCATCGCCGGGCGCGAGCCGCTGGAGCAGCATTGGACGGACTTGGCGGGCGACATCTGTCACATGCCGCTCGAACCGTTCACGCCGGAAGAGACGCGCGCCTATCTGCTCACCCGCGAGATCACCGACGACCATGTGGTCGCGCAAATTCACGAAGACACCGGCGGCTTGCCGGTGCTGGTCGAACTGCTGGCCGCCACAAATCCGCAACCCGGCGTGCCACTGCGCGATGTCAGCAAGGATGCGGTCGAACGCTTTCTGCAATGGGTCGAGCAGGAAGAGCGCCGGCGGGCAGCCTTGCTGGCCGCCGTGCCGCGCCGCTTCAATCGCGACATTCTCAGCGCCGCATTGGGCAGTGATGCAACTGTCACCTTCAACTGGCTCGCCACACAGAGCTTCGTGCGCAGGAATACCGAGGACGGCTGGTTCTATCACGAGAAAGTGCGCGAGTTGATGTTGCGCCATTTGCGCAACACGACGCCTAAGGATGCGGACGGAGCGCATGCACACTTGGCGGACTACTTCGCGCAAACGCAAGCCGATCTCAAGCTCGAAAACAAGGAAGCGTATGACAGCGAGACGTGGCGGCAGGCTGAATGTGAGCGCGTTTATCACGCCCTCAGCGCCCAGCCGGATCGCAACAGTGGTGCAGCAGTGAATGCATTTCTTCATGCGTTTCGCTGGCGTAGGAGAGTTTCCGAAAAGCTTGCAGAGTGCTGCCAACAGTGTGGGCGCGAAAAAGGATCGCAGTCAATGCGGGATTTAGCGGAAACGCTGGTGGGTATTCATCGAGCTTATGATCAGGATGAGTTTCAGCTTGGCATTGAAAAACTAAGCTTGCTCGAACGGCGAAACGATCTGACGACTACCGCTCGCTGCGTGATCCATGCCCTGCGAGGTGAGATGTATCTGTCGGTGGAGAAAATGGAAGAGGCGTTGACCGACCTCACGCGCGCCATCGAACTCGATGAGAAGTATGTTCGGGCAATCATGCAACGCGGAGAGACCTATCAGAAGATGGGCAAGTACGAGGAGGCGCTGGCCGACCTCACGCGCGCCATCGCACTCGATGAGAAGTATGCTTGGGCAATCACGAATCGCGGAGAGACCTATCGGTTGATGGGCAAGTACGAGGAGGCGCTGGCCGACTTCACACGCGCCATCGCACTCGATGAGAAGGATGATTGGGCAATCACGAATCGCGGAGAGACCTATCAGGAGATGGGCAAGCACGCGGAGGCGCTGGCCGACTTCACGCGCGCCATCGCACTCGATGAGAAGAATGTTTGGTGGCGCGGATTAACCTATCAGGGGATAGGCAAGCACGCGGAGGCACTGGCCGACTTCACGCGCGCCATCGCACTCGATGAGAAAGATGCCTGGACAATCATGCAACGCGGAGAGACCTATCGGAAGATGGACAAGTACGAAGAGGCGCTGGCC
- a CDS encoding type II toxin-antitoxin system RelE/ParE family toxin gives MNTQPKEIEYYQTREGDSPFRDWFDALKDRAAQMRIDARLARLRGGNPGDVKAVGGGVSELRIDYGPGYRVYLAMAGATLVILLCGGDKRTQVADIKLAKKYWADYQKRAPEREEQ, from the coding sequence ATGAACACGCAGCCGAAAGAGATCGAATACTACCAAACGCGGGAGGGCGACTCGCCCTTTCGGGATTGGTTTGACGCTTTGAAGGATCGGGCGGCGCAGATGCGTATAGACGCGCGGTTGGCGCGTTTGCGCGGCGGCAATCCGGGCGATGTCAAAGCCGTGGGCGGCGGAGTCTCGGAGTTGCGGATTGATTACGGGCCGGGCTATCGTGTTTACCTCGCAATGGCGGGAGCGACGCTGGTCATCCTGCTCTGTGGCGGCGATAAACGCACGCAAGTTGCCGACATCAAACTGGCAAAGAAATACTGGGCCGATTATCAAAAACGCGCCCCTGAACGTGAGGAACAATGA
- a CDS encoding DNA ligase, with protein MQPLIRLFPFALCLALAPFVHAQAPEATRTLLANVANADIDPTPYLVSEKYDGVRALWDGKALRSRAGNVFAAPAWFVAKLPQRSLDGELWIGRGQFEKLSGAVRKTTPLDEEWRQIKYMIFELPDTPGTFAERYEQIKRIVAAANFAQLVAVEQFRLPDNAALKRKLAEIVRAGGEGLMLHRADAPYVTGRNDALLKLKPLDDTEATVIGYVPGKGKYAGMMGALQVELADGKRFQIGTGFTDAVRAQPPAVGTLITFTYRGLTKNGLPRFASYLRVREKF; from the coding sequence ATGCAGCCACTCATTCGCCTTTTCCCTTTTGCCCTTTGTCTCGCACTCGCGCCCTTCGTTCACGCCCAGGCGCCCGAAGCCACGCGCACTCTGCTCGCCAACGTCGCCAATGCCGACATTGACCCGACGCCGTATCTGGTCAGCGAAAAATATGACGGCGTGCGTGCGCTGTGGGATGGCAAGGCGCTGCGTTCGCGCGCGGGTAACGTGTTTGCCGCGCCTGCGTGGTTCGTAGCCAAACTGCCGCAACGATCGCTTGATGGCGAGTTGTGGATTGGACGCGGGCAGTTTGAAAAGCTGTCGGGCGCGGTGCGCAAAACTACGCCGCTGGATGAGGAGTGGCGGCAGATCAAATACATGATCTTTGAATTGCCTGATACGCCTGGCACGTTTGCCGAGCGTTACGAACAGATCAAACGCATTGTCGCCGCCGCCAACTTCGCGCAACTTGTCGCCGTGGAGCAGTTCCGGTTGCCTGACAACGCCGCGCTCAAACGCAAGCTCGCCGAAATCGTCCGCGCGGGCGGCGAAGGCTTGATGCTACACCGCGCTGATGCGCCTTACGTCACGGGGCGAAACGATGCGCTGCTGAAATTGAAACCATTGGATGATACCGAGGCGACGGTGATTGGCTACGTGCCGGGCAAGGGCAAATACGCGGGGATGATGGGCGCGTTGCAAGTCGAACTGGCGGATGGCAAACGCTTTCAGATTGGGACGGGCTTCACCGATGCGGTGCGCGCGCAGCCTCCGGCGGTTGGCACGTTGATTACGTTTACCTATCGCGGGTTGACGAAAAACGGCTTGCCGCGCTTTGCGAGTTATCTACGGGTGCGGGAAAAGTTCTGA